The following proteins are encoded in a genomic region of Bradyrhizobium sp. SK17:
- a CDS encoding acyl-CoA synthetase, producing MSETSHPFLGIISGERRRDHAAVAERTERIASGLAKLGVKPGDSVCMLMRNDIAFIEAAYAAMRLGAYGVPVNWHFKPEEVNYVLTDSGTRVLIGHADMLHPLRGAIPPDVTVLSVPTPPEILSHYKINPDHLGTPDFAIDFESWLAQFPRYDGPVVPQPQNMIYTSGTTGHPKGVRRFAPTPEQTANAEAMRAMIYGLKPGARAILPGPLYHSAPNSFGLRSGRLGGALVLMPRFDAEEFLALIERERIDTIFMVPTMFIRLMKLPEEVRKKYDVSSLRHIIHAAAPCPADVKRAMIEWWGPVIYEFYGSTESGAVTFATSEDALKKPGTVGKISPGAELRFIGDDGKEVPRGQIGEIYSRIAGNPDFTYHNKSEKRAEIDREGFITSGDVGYIDADGYVFICDRKRDMVISGGVNIYPAEIEAVLHAVPGVHDCAVFGIPDAEFGEALMAVVEPQPGVSLDMSAVRAQLKTALADYKVPKHIEIQTNLPREDSGKIFKRRLRDPYWERAGRRI from the coding sequence ATGAGCGAAACGTCCCACCCCTTCCTCGGCATCATCTCCGGCGAGCGCAGGCGCGATCACGCAGCGGTCGCCGAGCGCACCGAGCGTATCGCCAGCGGCCTTGCCAAGCTCGGCGTCAAGCCGGGCGACAGCGTTTGCATGCTGATGCGCAACGACATCGCCTTCATCGAGGCGGCCTATGCGGCGATGCGGCTCGGCGCCTATGGCGTGCCGGTCAACTGGCATTTCAAGCCGGAAGAGGTCAACTACGTGCTGACGGATTCCGGCACGCGGGTCCTGATCGGCCATGCCGACATGCTGCATCCGCTGCGTGGCGCGATCCCGCCCGACGTCACCGTGCTCAGCGTGCCGACGCCGCCGGAAATCCTTAGCCATTACAAGATCAATCCCGATCATCTCGGAACCCCGGATTTCGCGATCGATTTCGAATCCTGGCTGGCGCAATTCCCGCGCTATGACGGCCCTGTCGTGCCGCAACCGCAGAACATGATCTATACCTCGGGCACCACGGGCCATCCGAAGGGCGTGCGCCGCTTCGCGCCGACGCCGGAACAGACCGCCAACGCGGAAGCGATGCGCGCGATGATCTATGGCCTGAAGCCCGGCGCGCGCGCGATCCTGCCGGGACCGCTGTATCATTCCGCGCCGAATTCCTTCGGACTGCGGTCAGGCCGGCTCGGCGGCGCGCTGGTGCTGATGCCACGCTTCGACGCGGAGGAATTTCTGGCGCTGATCGAGCGCGAGAGGATCGACACCATCTTCATGGTGCCGACCATGTTCATCCGCCTGATGAAGCTGCCGGAGGAGGTGCGGAAGAAATACGACGTATCGTCGCTGCGCCACATCATTCACGCCGCTGCGCCGTGTCCGGCCGATGTCAAGCGCGCCATGATCGAATGGTGGGGCCCGGTGATCTATGAATTCTATGGCTCGACCGAGTCGGGCGCGGTGACGTTCGCGACCTCGGAGGATGCGCTGAAAAAGCCCGGTACGGTCGGAAAGATATCGCCCGGCGCCGAGCTTCGCTTCATCGGCGACGACGGCAAGGAGGTGCCTCGAGGGCAGATCGGCGAGATCTATTCGCGGATCGCCGGCAATCCCGATTTCACCTATCACAACAAGTCCGAGAAGCGCGCCGAGATCGACCGGGAAGGCTTCATCACCTCAGGCGACGTCGGTTATATCGACGCCGACGGCTACGTCTTCATCTGCGATCGCAAGCGCGACATGGTGATCTCGGGCGGCGTCAACATCTATCCGGCCGAGATCGAGGCGGTGCTGCATGCAGTCCCCGGCGTGCATGACTGCGCGGTATTTGGTATCCCCGACGCCGAGTTCGGCGAGGCGCTGATGGCGGTGGTCGAGCCGCAGCCGGGTGTCTCGCTCGACATGTCGGCGGTCCGCGCCCAGCTGAAAACCGCGCTCGCCGACTACAAGGTGCCCAAGCACATCGAAATCCAGACCAACCTGCCGCGGGAGGACTCCGGGAAAATCTTCAAGCGCCGCCTGCGCGACCCGTATTGGGAGCGGGCAGGGCGGAGGATCTAG
- a CDS encoding DUF6285 domain-containing protein encodes MQDEPTPTELIKAVADFLRDEIAPAIKGHNGFKLRVGINALDLVTRQLPLAGAGDATEAARLKQLLGADGTLMELNRTLSDKIASGELDLATPGLPEHLWQTTMDKLAVDQPNYASYKRELGNKQT; translated from the coding sequence ATGCAGGACGAACCGACACCCACCGAACTGATCAAGGCCGTCGCCGATTTCCTGCGCGACGAGATTGCGCCCGCGATCAAGGGCCACAACGGCTTCAAGCTGCGCGTCGGCATCAACGCGCTCGACCTGGTGACCCGGCAGCTCCCGCTGGCCGGGGCAGGCGACGCCACCGAGGCGGCGCGGCTGAAGCAATTGCTCGGCGCGGACGGGACGCTGATGGAGCTCAACCGCACGCTGTCGGACAAGATCGCCAGCGGCGAGCTCGATCTGGCAACGCCGGGACTGCCGGAGCATCTCTGGCAGACCACGATGGACAAGCTCGCCGTCGATCAGCCGAACTACGCGTCGTACAAGAGGGAGTTGGGGAACAAGCAGACGTAA
- the ppc gene encoding phosphoenolpyruvate carboxylase: MSPQTMPSETDLGTRSAAEAGLLDRAAQEEDARLRNDIRLLGRVLGDTVRDQEGADAFDLVERIRQTSVRFHRDEDKLARRELEGILDSMSIAETLRIVRAFSYFSHLANIAEDQNNIRQMRSLGPNGAPRPSTLEQTLVHARQAGISPADLRSFFKGALVSPVLTAHPTEVRRKSTMDREMEIADLLDRRERLQMTPDESDASDEQLRRAVVTLWQTNLLRRTKLTVLDEVANGLSFYDYTFLQELPRLHCALEDRLNKEVGEAGELASFLRMGSWIGGDRDGNPFVTAEVMRGTLRLQSSRVLSFYLEELHALGAELSLAAHLADISEELRVLAERSPDTSPHRSGEPYRLAVSGIYARLAATAMRLEVETTRPPVGKAEPYASVSEFQADLDVLNRSLIANNSGVIARGRLRQLRRAVDCFGFHLARLDIRQNSAVHERTIAELFDTANPGMSYLALGEEARVSLLLGELRSARPLASPFVKYSEETQSELAVFRAAAEAHGKFGPEVISQCIISMCKGMSDMLEVAVLLKEVGLVNPSGRSAINIVPLFETIEDLQASSGIMDRMLALHDYRRLVDSLGGVQEVMLGYSDSNKDGGFVTSGWELYKAEIGLVEVFERHGMRLRLFHGRGGSVGRGGGPSYDAIIAQPGGAVNGQIRITEQGEIISSKYSNAEVGRSNLEILAAATLETSLLQPRQSAPRPEYLKAMEEISALAFKAYRGLVYETPGFADYFWGSTVINEIATLNIGSRPASRKKTREIEDLRAIPWVFSWAQCRLMLPGWYGFGAAVETWIAEHPEQGMPFLQELYKEWPFFRTLLSNMDMVLAKSSIAIASRYAELVPDVALREKIFGQIRREWHLSIETLLDIMGHDRLLQGNPLLERGIRNRFPYMDPLNHVQVELLKEHRAQNPDEQVLRGIQITINGISAGLRNSG, translated from the coding sequence ATGTCACCCCAGACCATGCCTTCCGAGACCGACCTAGGTACCAGGAGCGCCGCTGAAGCCGGCCTCCTCGATAGGGCGGCGCAGGAGGAGGACGCGCGGCTCCGCAACGACATCCGCCTGCTGGGACGTGTGCTGGGCGACACCGTGCGGGACCAGGAGGGCGCCGACGCGTTCGACCTGGTCGAGCGCATCCGCCAGACCTCGGTCCGGTTCCACCGCGATGAGGACAAGCTGGCCCGGCGCGAGCTCGAGGGCATCCTCGACAGCATGTCGATCGCCGAGACGCTGCGGATCGTCCGCGCCTTCAGTTATTTCTCCCACCTCGCCAACATCGCCGAGGACCAGAACAACATCCGCCAGATGCGCAGCCTCGGCCCCAACGGGGCGCCGCGGCCGAGCACGCTGGAGCAGACCCTGGTCCATGCCCGTCAGGCCGGCATCAGCCCGGCCGACCTGCGCAGCTTCTTCAAGGGCGCGCTGGTCAGCCCGGTGCTGACAGCGCATCCGACCGAGGTCCGCCGCAAGAGCACGATGGACCGCGAGATGGAGATCGCCGATCTGCTCGATCGCCGCGAGCGGTTGCAGATGACGCCGGACGAGAGCGACGCCAGCGACGAGCAGCTTCGCCGCGCGGTGGTGACGCTGTGGCAGACCAATCTGCTGCGCCGGACCAAGCTGACCGTGCTCGACGAGGTCGCCAACGGCCTGTCGTTCTACGACTACACTTTCCTGCAGGAACTGCCGCGGCTGCATTGCGCGCTGGAGGACCGGCTGAACAAGGAAGTCGGCGAGGCCGGCGAGCTCGCCTCGTTCCTCAGGATGGGAAGCTGGATCGGCGGCGACCGCGACGGCAATCCGTTCGTGACGGCGGAGGTGATGCGCGGCACGCTGCGGCTGCAATCGAGCCGGGTGCTCAGCTTCTACCTCGAGGAACTGCACGCGCTCGGCGCCGAGCTGTCGCTCGCGGCCCATCTCGCCGATATCTCGGAGGAGTTGCGGGTCCTCGCCGAGCGTTCGCCGGACACCTCGCCGCATCGCAGCGGCGAGCCCTATCGTCTGGCGGTGTCGGGCATCTATGCGCGGTTAGCCGCCACCGCGATGCGGCTCGAGGTCGAGACCACGCGGCCGCCGGTCGGCAAGGCCGAGCCGTATGCGAGCGTCAGCGAGTTCCAGGCCGATCTCGACGTGCTCAACCGCTCACTGATCGCAAACAATTCCGGCGTCATCGCGCGCGGCCGGTTGCGGCAGTTGCGGCGGGCGGTGGATTGCTTCGGCTTCCATCTGGCGCGGCTCGACATCCGGCAGAACTCGGCGGTGCATGAGCGCACCATCGCCGAGCTGTTCGACACCGCCAATCCCGGCATGTCCTACCTCGCGCTGGGCGAGGAGGCGCGCGTCAGCCTGCTGCTCGGCGAGTTGCGCAGCGCGCGGCCGCTGGCCTCGCCCTTCGTGAAATATTCCGAGGAGACCCAAAGCGAACTCGCCGTGTTCCGGGCCGCCGCCGAGGCGCATGGCAAGTTTGGTCCCGAGGTGATCTCGCAATGCATCATCTCGATGTGCAAGGGCATGTCCGACATGCTCGAGGTCGCGGTGCTGCTCAAGGAGGTCGGGCTCGTCAATCCGTCCGGCCGCAGCGCGATCAACATCGTGCCGCTGTTCGAGACCATCGAGGACCTGCAAGCTTCCAGCGGCATCATGGACCGGATGCTGGCGCTGCACGACTATCGCAGGCTGGTCGACAGTCTCGGCGGCGTCCAGGAAGTGATGCTCGGCTATTCCGACAGCAACAAGGATGGCGGCTTCGTCACCTCGGGCTGGGAGCTCTACAAGGCCGAGATCGGCCTGGTCGAGGTGTTCGAGCGCCACGGCATGCGGCTGCGGCTGTTCCACGGCCGCGGCGGCTCGGTCGGCCGCGGCGGCGGGCCGAGCTATGACGCGATCATCGCGCAGCCCGGCGGCGCGGTGAACGGCCAGATCCGCATCACCGAGCAGGGCGAGATCATCTCCTCGAAATATTCCAATGCCGAGGTCGGCCGCAGCAATCTGGAGATCCTCGCCGCGGCGACGCTGGAAACCAGCCTGTTGCAGCCGCGACAGAGCGCGCCGCGTCCGGAATATCTCAAGGCGATGGAGGAAATCTCCGCGCTCGCCTTCAAGGCCTATCGCGGGCTCGTCTATGAGACGCCGGGATTTGCCGATTACTTCTGGGGCTCGACCGTCATCAACGAGATCGCGACCTTGAACATCGGCAGCCGTCCGGCCTCGCGCAAGAAGACCCGCGAGATCGAGGACCTGCGCGCGATTCCGTGGGTGTTCTCCTGGGCGCAATGCCGGCTGATGCTGCCGGGCTGGTACGGCTTCGGTGCCGCGGTCGAGACCTGGATCGCGGAGCATCCGGAGCAGGGCATGCCGTTCCTGCAGGAGCTCTACAAGGAGTGGCCGTTCTTCCGCACGCTGCTCTCCAACATGGACATGGTGCTGGCGAAGAGCTCGATCGCGATCGCCTCGCGCTATGCCGAGCTGGTGCCGGACGTCGCGCTGCGCGAGAAGATATTCGGCCAGATCCGCCGCGAATGGCATTTGTCGATCGAGACGCTGCTCGACATCATGGGCCACGACCGGCTGCTGCAAGGCAACCCGCTGCTGGAGCGCGGCATCCGCAACCGCTTCCCCTACATGGACCCGCTCAACCACGTGCAGGTCGAGCTGTTGAAGGAGCATCGCGCGCAGAACCCGGACGAGCAGGTGCTGCGCGGGATTCAGATCACGATCAACGGGATCTCGGCGGGGTTGAGAAATAGCGGTTAA
- a CDS encoding enoyl-CoA hydratase-related protein, which translates to MDLKFSKVTRKGPITIVTLSRPEVYNALHIDAHFELNKVFDDFSADPEQWVAIVTGAGDKAFCAGNDLKWQAAGGKRGWDKGGFAGLTSRFDCDKPIIAAVNGVAMGGGFEIALACDLIIASENATFALPEPRVGLAALAGGVHRLPRQIGLKRAMGMILTARHVSAKEGLELGFVNEVVPQGEALTAAERWAETITKNSPMSIRASKQAIQKGLEVSLEQALAEQREYPAVKAMAASQDYIEGPKAFSEKRPPKWLGR; encoded by the coding sequence ATGGATCTGAAATTCTCCAAGGTGACGCGCAAGGGTCCCATCACCATCGTGACGCTGTCGCGGCCCGAGGTTTATAACGCGCTGCATATCGACGCGCATTTCGAGCTCAACAAGGTGTTCGACGACTTCTCCGCCGATCCCGAGCAGTGGGTGGCGATCGTCACCGGCGCCGGTGACAAGGCGTTCTGCGCCGGCAACGACCTGAAATGGCAGGCCGCCGGCGGCAAGCGCGGCTGGGACAAGGGCGGCTTCGCCGGACTCACCAGCCGCTTCGACTGCGACAAGCCGATCATCGCCGCCGTCAACGGCGTCGCGATGGGCGGCGGCTTCGAGATCGCGCTGGCCTGCGACCTGATCATCGCCTCGGAGAACGCAACCTTCGCTTTGCCCGAGCCGCGCGTCGGCCTCGCCGCGCTCGCCGGCGGCGTGCACCGGCTGCCGCGCCAGATCGGGCTGAAGCGTGCCATGGGCATGATCCTGACCGCGCGCCATGTCAGCGCCAAGGAAGGCCTCGAGCTCGGCTTCGTCAACGAGGTGGTGCCGCAGGGCGAGGCGCTGACCGCTGCCGAGCGCTGGGCCGAGACCATCACCAAGAACTCGCCGATGTCGATCCGCGCCTCCAAGCAGGCGATCCAGAAGGGCCTCGAAGTCTCGCTGGAGCAGGCGCTGGCCGAGCAGCGCGAGTATCCCGCGGTGAAGGCGATGGCGGCCTCGCAGGATTACATCGAGGGCCCGAAGGCGTTTTCCGAGAAGCGCCCGCCGAAGTGGCTGGGGCGGTGA
- a CDS encoding acyl-CoA dehydrogenase family protein: MDFNLPADLTAYLAELDRFIEREIKPLEEADDNIRFFDHRREWARTDFDKGGLPRHEWELLLRKAKNLADAAGHLRFAIPKRYGGKDGSNLWMAVIREHFASKGLGLHNDLQNEHSIVGNLPIVTMLDRYGTDEQKAMIDGSITGKYRITFGLTEPEHGSDATHMETKAVPATRDNVKGWIINGEKMWTTGMHVATHCALFARTSGNDGDARGISCFLVPAKSPGVKVEEYMWTFNMPTDHPRVSFTDVFVPEDAQFGEVGRGLSLAQCFVHENRIRQAASSLGAAVYCINESVKYARERKPFGKALAENQAIQWPLVELATQAEMLRLLIRKTAWEMDQLTQAQVEHTLSDRVSMCNFWANRLCCEAADRAMQVHGGMGYSRHKPFEHIYRHHRRYRITEGSEEIQKRKVAGFLFGYMGAGKH; encoded by the coding sequence TTGGATTTCAATCTGCCGGCTGACCTGACAGCCTACCTCGCCGAGCTCGACCGCTTCATCGAACGCGAGATCAAGCCGCTGGAAGAGGCCGATGACAACATCCGCTTCTTCGATCATCGCCGCGAATGGGCGCGCACCGATTTCGACAAGGGCGGCCTGCCGCGCCATGAATGGGAGCTCTTGCTGCGCAAGGCCAAGAACCTGGCCGACGCCGCCGGCCATCTCCGCTTCGCGATCCCGAAGCGCTATGGCGGCAAGGACGGTTCCAACCTGTGGATGGCCGTGATCCGCGAGCATTTCGCCTCGAAGGGACTCGGCCTGCACAATGATTTGCAGAACGAGCATTCGATCGTCGGCAATCTGCCGATCGTGACCATGCTCGACCGCTATGGAACCGACGAGCAGAAGGCGATGATCGACGGCTCGATCACCGGCAAGTACCGCATCACATTCGGCCTCACCGAGCCGGAGCACGGCTCCGACGCCACGCATATGGAGACCAAAGCCGTCCCGGCCACGCGTGACAACGTCAAAGGCTGGATCATCAACGGCGAGAAGATGTGGACCACCGGCATGCATGTCGCGACGCACTGCGCGCTGTTTGCCCGCACCTCCGGCAATGACGGCGACGCCCGCGGCATCAGCTGCTTCCTGGTGCCGGCGAAATCGCCGGGCGTGAAGGTTGAGGAATACATGTGGACCTTCAACATGCCGACCGATCATCCGCGGGTCAGCTTCACCGACGTGTTCGTGCCTGAGGATGCGCAGTTCGGCGAGGTCGGCCGCGGCCTGTCCTTGGCGCAATGCTTCGTGCACGAGAACCGCATCCGCCAGGCGGCAAGCTCGCTTGGCGCTGCGGTCTATTGCATCAACGAGAGCGTGAAGTATGCCCGCGAGCGAAAACCGTTCGGCAAGGCGCTGGCCGAGAACCAGGCGATCCAGTGGCCGCTGGTCGAGCTGGCCACCCAGGCCGAGATGCTCAGGCTGCTGATCCGCAAGACGGCGTGGGAGATGGATCAGCTCACCCAGGCGCAGGTCGAGCACACGCTGTCGGACCGGGTCTCGATGTGCAATTTCTGGGCAAACCGGCTGTGCTGCGAGGCCGCCGACCGCGCGATGCAGGTGCATGGCGGCATGGGCTATTCGCGCCACAAGCCGTTCGAGCACATCTACCGCCACCACCGCCGCTATCGCATCACCGAAGGCAGCGAGGAGATCCAGAAGCGCAAGGTGGCGGGCTTCCTGTTCGGCTACATGGGTGCCGGCAAGCACTGA
- a CDS encoding crotonase/enoyl-CoA hydratase family protein, giving the protein MEDRVSISISDGIADVRLVRADKMNALDAAMFEALVAATDRLSKEKGVRVVVLSGEGRAFCAGLDMGRFAAMKDGGNGVPGGEKRDLTIRTHGKANFPQQAVWGWRQLPVPVIAAVHGVAFGGGFQLALGADMRFLSTDARMSIMEIKWGLVPDMAGTPILASLVRDDILRELTYTGRIFSAQEAQSYGLATRVCDDPRAAALEVAREIAGKSPDAIRAAKRLLNNLSADPAAALLAESVEQQKLLGSPNQTESVRANLEKRAPKFADA; this is encoded by the coding sequence ATGGAAGATCGCGTTTCGATATCGATTTCGGACGGTATCGCGGATGTCCGCCTGGTGCGGGCGGACAAGATGAACGCGCTCGATGCCGCGATGTTCGAGGCATTGGTCGCCGCAACCGACCGGCTTTCCAAGGAAAAAGGCGTCCGGGTCGTGGTGTTGTCCGGCGAGGGCCGCGCCTTCTGCGCCGGCCTCGACATGGGCCGGTTCGCCGCCATGAAGGATGGTGGTAATGGGGTGCCTGGCGGTGAGAAGCGGGATCTGACCATCCGGACCCACGGCAAGGCCAATTTTCCGCAGCAGGCGGTATGGGGCTGGCGCCAGCTTCCGGTGCCGGTGATCGCCGCGGTCCACGGCGTCGCGTTCGGCGGCGGCTTCCAGCTCGCGCTTGGCGCCGACATGCGCTTCCTCTCAACCGATGCGCGGATGTCGATCATGGAGATCAAGTGGGGCCTGGTGCCGGACATGGCGGGCACCCCGATCCTGGCGAGCCTGGTGCGTGACGATATCCTGCGCGAGCTCACCTATACCGGCCGCATCTTCTCCGCACAGGAAGCCCAGAGCTACGGGCTTGCCACCCGCGTCTGCGACGATCCGCGTGCCGCGGCGCTCGAGGTCGCGCGCGAGATCGCCGGCAAGAGCCCGGATGCGATCCGTGCCGCCAAGCGGCTGCTGAACAATCTGTCGGCCGATCCGGCGGCGGCGCTGCTTGCGGAATCCGTCGAGCAGCAGAAGCTGCTCGGCAGTCCGAACCAGACCGAATCGGTGCGCGCCAATCTGGAGAAGCGCGCGCCGAAGTTTGCGGATGCGTGA
- a CDS encoding fatty acid--CoA ligase: MSDAPKPNNLADMVRDRAKSRGDALAYEFEGRQTSFTEFDTKTNRVANALIAMGVRKGERIAYLGKNSDFYFELLMGAMKAGVVMAPVNWRLAGPEVAFIVDDCKAPLLFVGPEFVTQARNISDKLPSVRSIITTEGGAPEWPDYLAWRDAQSGDDPRVAIEPKDIAIQLYTSGTTGKPKGAMLSHANFLNLVQTGNENEKPDWNKWTTDDVSLVAMPIFHIGGSGWGVMGLYHGARGVIAREFDPTKVLDFFEQSGITKLFMVPAAMQFVVRQPRARQVDFSRLKYMLYGASPIPAALLKECIEVFKCGFVQMYGMTETTGTIVALPPEDHIEGLERMRSAGKALAGVELAILDADGKPLPPGEVGEIATRSGSNMAGYWNLPEATAKTIDGDGWLRTGDAGYMDKDGYLYIHDRIKDMIISGGENIYPAEVESALCDHPDVAEAAVIGIPDDKWGEAVKAVVVMKPGKSADATDIINFARERIAGYKTPKSVDFIPALPRNPSGKILRRSLREPYWAGKDRQVN; the protein is encoded by the coding sequence ATGTCCGACGCGCCGAAACCAAACAATCTTGCCGACATGGTGCGCGACCGCGCCAAGAGCCGCGGCGATGCGCTGGCCTATGAGTTCGAGGGCCGGCAGACCAGCTTCACCGAGTTCGACACCAAGACCAACCGCGTCGCCAACGCGCTGATCGCGATGGGCGTCCGGAAAGGCGAGCGCATCGCCTATCTCGGCAAGAACAGCGATTTCTATTTCGAACTGCTGATGGGCGCGATGAAGGCCGGCGTGGTGATGGCGCCGGTGAACTGGCGTCTCGCCGGCCCCGAGGTCGCCTTCATCGTCGACGACTGCAAGGCGCCGCTGCTGTTCGTCGGCCCCGAATTCGTCACCCAGGCGCGCAATATCAGCGACAAGCTGCCCAGCGTCCGCAGCATCATCACGACCGAGGGCGGCGCACCGGAATGGCCTGACTATCTCGCATGGCGCGACGCACAAAGTGGCGACGACCCGCGCGTCGCGATCGAGCCGAAGGACATCGCGATCCAGCTCTACACCTCGGGCACGACCGGCAAGCCGAAGGGCGCGATGCTGTCGCACGCCAACTTCCTCAACCTCGTGCAAACCGGCAACGAGAACGAGAAGCCGGACTGGAACAAATGGACCACCGACGACGTCTCGCTGGTGGCGATGCCGATCTTCCACATCGGCGGCTCCGGCTGGGGCGTCATGGGACTCTATCACGGCGCCCGCGGCGTGATCGCGCGCGAATTCGATCCGACCAAGGTGCTCGACTTCTTCGAGCAGTCCGGCATCACCAAGCTGTTCATGGTGCCGGCGGCGATGCAATTCGTGGTGCGGCAGCCACGCGCGCGGCAGGTCGATTTCTCCCGCCTGAAGTACATGCTGTATGGCGCCTCGCCGATCCCGGCGGCGCTGCTGAAGGAGTGCATCGAGGTCTTCAAATGCGGCTTCGTGCAGATGTACGGCATGACCGAGACCACCGGCACCATCGTCGCGCTGCCGCCGGAGGATCATATCGAAGGGCTCGAGCGGATGCGCTCGGCCGGCAAGGCGCTGGCGGGCGTCGAACTCGCGATCCTCGACGCGGACGGCAAGCCGCTGCCGCCGGGCGAGGTCGGCGAGATCGCCACCCGCTCCGGCTCCAACATGGCCGGCTACTGGAATCTGCCAGAGGCCACCGCGAAGACGATCGACGGCGACGGCTGGCTGCGCACCGGCGATGCCGGCTACATGGACAAGGACGGCTATCTCTACATCCACGACCGCATCAAGGACATGATCATCTCCGGCGGCGAGAACATCTATCCGGCCGAAGTCGAGAGCGCGCTGTGCGACCACCCGGATGTGGCGGAAGCCGCGGTGATCGGCATCCCCGACGACAAATGGGGCGAGGCGGTCAAGGCTGTCGTGGTGATGAAGCCGGGCAAGAGCGCTGATGCGACCGACATCATCAACTTCGCCCGCGAGCGGATCGCCGGCTACAAGACGCCGAAATCGGTCGACTTCATCCCTGCGCTGCCACGCAACCCGTCGGGCAAGATCCTGCGGCGGAGCCTGCGTGAGCCGTACTGGGCGGGCAAGGACCGGCAGGTGAACTGA
- a CDS encoding SDR family oxidoreductase — protein MFSNQLLAGRRILVTGGGTGLGKAMATRFLQLGAEVHICGRRKSVCDETATELMAEHGGRVVSHGVDIRNAMAVDEMIEAIWTTSGPLTDLINNAAGNFISRSEELSARGFDAVANIVMHGTFYVTHAVGRRWIAGGHRGNVVSITVTWVRNGSPYVVPSAMSKSAIHAMTMSLAIEWGRHGIRLNTIAPGEIPTEGMSKRIKPGDEAGARTKAMNPMGRVGTMEELQNLAVFLISGGCDWINGETIAMDGAQALAMGGNFYQLRDWSDDDWTKARESIKAQNEKDRAARG, from the coding sequence ATGTTCAGCAATCAGCTTCTTGCCGGGCGGCGCATATTGGTAACCGGCGGTGGCACCGGTCTCGGCAAGGCCATGGCCACCCGGTTCCTGCAACTCGGGGCCGAGGTCCATATCTGCGGCCGCCGCAAGAGCGTTTGCGACGAGACCGCCACCGAACTGATGGCCGAGCATGGCGGACGCGTCGTCAGCCACGGCGTCGATATCCGCAATGCCATGGCGGTCGACGAGATGATCGAGGCGATCTGGACCACCAGCGGCCCCCTCACCGATCTGATCAACAACGCCGCCGGCAATTTCATCTCGCGCTCGGAAGAGCTTTCGGCGCGCGGGTTCGATGCCGTGGCCAACATCGTGATGCACGGCACCTTCTATGTGACGCATGCGGTAGGCCGGCGCTGGATCGCGGGCGGCCATCGCGGCAACGTGGTGTCGATCACCGTGACCTGGGTGCGCAACGGCTCGCCCTATGTGGTGCCGTCGGCGATGAGCAAGTCCGCGATCCATGCCATGACCATGTCGCTGGCGATCGAATGGGGCCGCCACGGCATCCGCCTCAACACCATCGCGCCCGGCGAGATTCCGACCGAAGGCATGAGCAAGCGCATCAAGCCGGGCGACGAGGCCGGCGCCCGCACCAAGGCGATGAATCCGATGGGCCGCGTCGGCACCATGGAGGAGTTGCAGAACCTCGCAGTGTTCCTGATCTCCGGCGGCTGCGACTGGATCAACGGCGAGACCATCGCCATGGACGGCGCGCAGGCGCTGGCGATGGGCGGCAATTTCTACCAACTCCGCGACTGGAGCGACGACGACTGGACCAAGGCGCGGGAGTCGATCAAGGCGCAGAACGAAAAGGATCGCGCGGCGCGGGGCTGA